From one Triticum aestivum cultivar Chinese Spring chromosome 4B, IWGSC CS RefSeq v2.1, whole genome shotgun sequence genomic stretch:
- the LOC123093863 gene encoding small nuclear ribonucleoprotein Sm D2 isoform X2, with product MAEVAPVDGKKEEEEFSTGPLSILMLSVKNNTQVLINCRNNKKLLGRVRAFDRHCNMVLENVREMWTEVPKTGKGKKKALPVNKDRFISKMFLRGDSVIIVLRNPK from the exons ATGGCGGAGGTAGCGCCCGTCGAT gggaagaaggaggaggaggagttcagcaCGGGGCCGCTGTCCATTCTCATGCTCAGCGTCAAGAACAACACCCAG GTGCTTATCAACTGCAGGAACAACAAGAAGTTGCTTGGTCGCGTGAGGGCATTTGATCGTCATTGCAACATGGTTCTTGAGAATGTCAGGGAGATGTGGACTGAG GTTCCAAAGACTGGTAAAGGCAAGAAGAAGGCTCTCCCGGTGAACAAGGACAGGTTCATAAGCAAGATGTTCCTCCGCGGGGATTCGGTCATCATCGTCCTCAGGAACCCGAAATGA
- the LOC123093863 gene encoding small nuclear ribonucleoprotein Sm D2 isoform X1: protein MAEVAPVDQGKKEEEEFSTGPLSILMLSVKNNTQVLINCRNNKKLLGRVRAFDRHCNMVLENVREMWTEVPKTGKGKKKALPVNKDRFISKMFLRGDSVIIVLRNPK, encoded by the exons ATGGCGGAGGTAGCGCCCGTCGAT caggggaagaaggaggaggaggagttcagcaCGGGGCCGCTGTCCATTCTCATGCTCAGCGTCAAGAACAACACCCAG GTGCTTATCAACTGCAGGAACAACAAGAAGTTGCTTGGTCGCGTGAGGGCATTTGATCGTCATTGCAACATGGTTCTTGAGAATGTCAGGGAGATGTGGACTGAG GTTCCAAAGACTGGTAAAGGCAAGAAGAAGGCTCTCCCGGTGAACAAGGACAGGTTCATAAGCAAGATGTTCCTCCGCGGGGATTCGGTCATCATCGTCCTCAGGAACCCGAAATGA
- the LOC123089627 gene encoding silicon efflux transporter LSI2 codes for MALASLPKVVLGSVAFAIFWMMAVFPSVPFLPIGRTAGSLLSAVLMIVFHVISPDDAYASIDLPILGLLFSTMVVGGYLKNAGMFKHLGTLLAWKSQGGRDLLCRVCVVTALASALFTNDTCCVVLTEFVLELAAERNLPAKPFLLALASSANIGSSATPIGNPQNLVIAFNSKISFPKFLIGILPAMLAGMAVNMVMLLCMYWKDLEGVAPDAAGKQMSVVEEGGRSPSVASLKSPHPFNGTTADDGNESMMEENISTKHPWFMQCTEHRRKLFLKSFAYIVTLGMVVAYMAGLNMSWTAITTAIALVVVDFRDAEPCLVKVSYSLLVFFSGMFITVSGFNKTGLPGAIWNFMAPYSKVDSAGGISVLSVIILLLSNLASNVPTVLLMGNEVATAAALISPAAVTRSWLLLAWVSTVAGNLSLLGSAANLIVCEQARRAPRNAYELTFWNHLIFGVPSTLIVTAVGIPLIGKM; via the exons ATGGCGCTCGCGTCTCTCCCCAAGGTGGTGCTCGGCTCCGTCGCCTTCGCCATCTTCTGGATGATGGCCGTGTTCCCGTCGGTGCCCTTCCTGCCCATCGGCCGGACGGCGGGGTCGCTGCTCTCCGCCGTGCTCATGATCGTCTTCCACGTGATCAGCCCCGACGACGCCTACGCCTCCATCGACCTCCCCATCCTCGGCCTGCTCTTCTCCACCATGGTCGTCGGCGGCTACCTCAAGAACGCCGGCATGTTCAAGCACCTCGGCACCCTGCTCGCCTGGAAGAGCCAGGGCGGCCGCGACCTGCTCTGCCGGGTCTGCGTGGTGACCGCGCTCGCCTCCGCGCTCTTCACCAACGACACCTGCTGCGTCGTGCTCACCGAGTTCGTGCTCGAGCTCGCCGCCGAGCGGAACCTTCCGGCCAAGCCCTTCCTCCTGGCCCTCGCCTCCAGCGCCAACATCGGTTCCAGCGCCACCCCCATCGGCAACCCGCAGAACCTGGTCATCGCCTTCAACAGCAAGATCTCGTTTCCAAAGTTTTTGATCGGCATCCTGCCGGCCATGCTCGCCGGCATGGCCGTCAACATGGTCATGCTGCTCTGCATGTACTGGAAGGACCTGGAGGGCGTGGCCCCCGACGCGGCCGGCAAGCAGATGTCGGTCGTCGAGGAGGGGGGCCGCTCGCCGTCCGTGGCATCGCTCAAGAGCCCGCACCCGTTCAACGGCACCACGGCCGACGACGGGAACGAGTCGATGATGGAGGAGAACATCTCGACCAAGCACCCGTGGTTCATGCAGTGCACGGAGCACCGGCGCAAGCTGTTCCTCAAGAGCTTCGCCTACATCGTGACGCTGGGCATGGTGGTAGCATACATGGCCGGGCTCAACATGTCGTGGACGGCCATCACCACGGCCATCGCGCTGGTCGTCGTCGACTTCCGGGACGCCGAGCCGTGCCTCGTCAAGGTCTCCTACTCGCTGCTCGTCttcttctccggcatgttcatcacgGTGAGCGGGTTCAACAAGACGGGGCTGCCGGGCGCCATCTGGAACTTCATGGCGCCCTACTCCAAGGTGGACAGCGCCGGCGGCATCTCCGTGCTCTCcgtcatcatcctcctcctctccaaccTCGCCTCCAACGTACCAACAG TGCTGCTGATGGGGAACGAGGTGGCGACCGCGGCGGCTCTGATCTCCCCGGCGGCGGTGACTCGGTCGTGGCTGCTGCTGGCGTGGGTGAGCACGGTGGCGGGCAACCTTTCGCTGCTGGGGTCGGCGGCGAACCTGATCGTGTGCGAGCAGGCGCGCCGGGCGCCGCGCAACGCCTACGAGCTCACCTTCTGGAACCACCTCATCTtcggcgtgccctccaccctcatcgTCACCGCCGTCGGCATCCCCCTCATCGGAAAGATGTAG